Proteins from a single region of Runella sp. SP2:
- a CDS encoding MFS transporter has product MKSSVRIQLMLMMFLQFFTWGSWYGQMSVYLGKQLNATGDQIGNAYTAFSIAMIISPFIGAVADRYFAAQKVLGVLNLIGAGLLFVLSQVTDASNFFWYILLYCLCFAPCIALTTSISMRQIESPERDFPTIRVMGTVAWIAVTNLIGFLNVGDKATIFQISMGTSLVLGLLAFTLPNTPPRATGPVNIGQIIGADAFSLFKDRSFTIFFISSVAICIPLSFYYAFANPSLRASGMEFVENKMSLGQVSEVGFMLLIPLAFSRLGVKWMLAVGLISWIIRFLCFGYGDASTSEWMLYAAILLHGVCFDFFFVTGQIYTDTKAGERIKSQAQGLITLATYGIGMGIGSWLGGQVLANNTNAENITNWLSVWTVPAGIAAGVLVLFLIFFSDKTDKKAAITH; this is encoded by the coding sequence ATGAAATCTTCGGTTCGGATACAACTGATGCTCATGATGTTCCTCCAATTCTTTACGTGGGGATCTTGGTACGGACAAATGAGCGTTTATCTAGGTAAACAGCTCAATGCCACGGGCGACCAAATCGGGAATGCCTACACAGCGTTCTCTATTGCTATGATTATTTCGCCTTTTATTGGTGCTGTAGCCGACCGATATTTCGCGGCTCAAAAAGTACTCGGCGTGCTCAATCTTATCGGTGCTGGGTTGCTATTTGTGCTTTCGCAAGTGACTGACGCAAGTAATTTTTTCTGGTATATTTTATTGTATTGCTTGTGTTTTGCGCCCTGCATTGCGCTTACCACGTCTATTTCGATGCGTCAAATCGAATCGCCCGAAAGAGATTTTCCTACCATTCGCGTGATGGGAACTGTGGCTTGGATTGCCGTGACAAACCTTATCGGTTTCTTAAATGTGGGCGATAAAGCTACTATTTTCCAAATTTCGATGGGAACATCGTTGGTGCTTGGCCTATTGGCCTTTACGCTTCCCAACACCCCACCACGTGCTACAGGGCCTGTTAACATTGGTCAAATCATCGGCGCAGATGCCTTTTCATTGTTCAAAGACCGTTCGTTTACTATTTTCTTTATTTCCTCGGTTGCTATCTGTATTCCATTGTCGTTTTACTACGCATTTGCCAACCCCTCGCTGCGGGCATCGGGCATGGAGTTTGTAGAAAACAAAATGTCATTGGGGCAAGTGTCGGAGGTAGGTTTTATGCTTCTTATTCCGTTGGCATTTAGCCGTTTGGGCGTAAAATGGATGCTTGCCGTTGGACTTATTTCTTGGATTATCCGTTTCCTTTGCTTTGGCTATGGCGATGCTTCAACCAGCGAATGGATGCTCTACGCGGCTATTTTGCTCCACGGCGTTTGTTTCGACTTTTTCTTTGTGACAGGGCAAATTTATACCGATACCAAAGCAGGTGAGCGTATCAAATCGCAAGCGCAGGGGCTTATCACCTTGGCGACCTACGGCATTGGGATGGGTATTGGCTCATGGTTGGGCGGACAAGTACTTGCCAACAACACCAATGCCGAAAATATTACCAACTGGCTGAGTGTCTGGACGGTTCCTGCTGGTATCGCAGCGGGTGTACTTGTTTTGTTCTTGATATTCTTCAGTGACAAAACCGACAAAAAAGCCGCCATCACTCATTAA
- a CDS encoding exodeoxyribonuclease III: MQILTYNVNGIRAAMRNGLTEWLADKPFDILCFQEVKATIDQVSLLEFEALGYQLVGWNAAQKKGYSGVAIFAKTPADRCVHGCGMELYDYEGRVVRADFGGLTIVNAYFPSGTSGDERQDVKMRFLEDFYGWIHALRQTGQHLVIVGDYNIAHQEIDIHDPVRNKNTTGFLPEERAWMTKWFESGFTDAFRHANPDLVEYSWWSYRAGARGNNKGWRIDYQSISSDLKDKIVACRQLADAVHSDHCPVWLEIAYP, encoded by the coding sequence ATGCAAATTCTTACCTACAACGTCAATGGCATTCGAGCTGCCATGCGCAATGGCCTTACCGAATGGCTCGCCGATAAGCCTTTTGATATTCTCTGTTTTCAAGAAGTAAAAGCTACCATCGACCAAGTGAGTTTGCTTGAGTTTGAAGCCCTTGGTTATCAGCTGGTAGGCTGGAACGCCGCGCAAAAAAAAGGCTACAGCGGCGTAGCTATTTTTGCCAAAACTCCCGCCGATCGCTGCGTACATGGCTGCGGAATGGAGTTGTACGATTACGAAGGACGCGTCGTTCGAGCTGATTTTGGCGGGTTGACCATCGTTAATGCTTATTTTCCGTCGGGAACAAGTGGTGATGAACGTCAGGACGTCAAAATGCGTTTTTTGGAGGATTTTTACGGCTGGATTCATGCGCTTCGCCAGACAGGGCAGCACCTAGTTATTGTGGGAGATTATAACATTGCCCACCAAGAAATCGACATTCACGACCCCGTTCGCAACAAAAACACCACAGGGTTCTTACCCGAAGAACGCGCTTGGATGACCAAATGGTTTGAAAGTGGGTTTACGGATGCCTTCCGCCACGCCAACCCCGACTTGGTAGAATATAGTTGGTGGAGTTATCGGGCAGGGGCGCGAGGCAACAACAAAGGGTGGCGCATTGATTATCAGTCCATTAGTAGCGACCTCAAAGACAAAATCGTAGCTTGTCGCCAATTGGCTGATGCAGTACACTCCGACCATTGCCCCGTTTGGTTAGAAATCGCTTACCCTTAA
- a CDS encoding DUF4292 domain-containing protein yields the protein MKLNWLFFVGITLFAGLSSCHRQRQKSQQSIPTDSIAVVKVDTIVQPKKDTAIAVKPVVEHEDIKINIENVDFRYLSAKSKISFKSKDQEIDDASVTMRMRKDSLLWLQVSKGPIEVVRGIITRDSIKIVDRYNKKVYLYDFAGLSQQFNFQLSFDLIQSILVGNMPIPKKPGQRFKKEKDYFMLRQDEGKISLENYIGEQNRRLKKLLVTEQPTKNSLTLDYEDFTQLNNYLFPYTSLIELDYESKKDQQRYQTVFRIKHQKVELSEKPLSFPFSIPAKYERN from the coding sequence ATGAAGCTCAATTGGTTGTTTTTTGTGGGAATTACGCTCTTTGCAGGCTTGTCGTCGTGCCATCGCCAACGACAAAAAAGCCAGCAAAGTATCCCCACCGATAGCATTGCTGTCGTAAAAGTAGATACCATCGTTCAACCTAAGAAGGATACCGCAATTGCCGTTAAGCCAGTCGTTGAACATGAAGATATTAAAATCAATATCGAAAATGTTGATTTTCGATATTTGAGTGCCAAATCGAAAATCTCGTTTAAGAGTAAAGATCAAGAAATTGACGACGCCAGTGTGACTATGCGAATGCGCAAAGACAGTTTGCTTTGGTTGCAAGTTTCTAAAGGTCCCATTGAAGTTGTACGGGGTATTATTACCAGAGATTCCATCAAAATTGTGGATCGTTACAACAAAAAAGTGTATTTGTATGACTTTGCAGGACTGAGTCAGCAGTTTAATTTTCAGCTAAGCTTTGACCTCATTCAGTCGATTTTGGTGGGGAATATGCCCATTCCGAAGAAACCAGGCCAACGCTTCAAAAAAGAAAAAGACTACTTTATGCTTCGCCAAGACGAAGGTAAAATTTCCCTCGAAAATTACATTGGTGAGCAAAATCGCCGCTTGAAAAAGCTGTTGGTGACTGAGCAGCCCACCAAAAACTCCCTTACGCTCGACTACGAAGATTTTACGCAGCTCAATAATTATTTATTTCCTTACACCAGCTTGATTGAGTTGGATTACGAGTCAAAAAAAGACCAACAACGCTACCAAACGGTGTTTCGGATTAAGCACCAAAAAGTTGAGTTGAGCGAAAAACCCTTGAGCTTTCCGTTCAGTATTCCCGCCAAATACGAACGAAACTAA
- a CDS encoding bi-domain-containing oxidoreductase has translation MKQLIQNLQNGQTILEEVPAPQVKRGAVLIHTRRSLVSLGTERMLVEFGKANLIEKARQQPERVKMVLDKIKSDGLMPTLEAVFNKLGQPLPLGYCNVGEIIAIGEGVNDLRVGDRVASNGSHAEIVCVPRHLVAKIPDNVTDDEAAFTVIGSIGLQGIRLLNPTLGETVVVIGLGLIGLLTAELLRLNGCRVIGVDLDEQKLKIAASKGIIPCNPRLGDDPVKFVESYTHGVGADGVIITASAKTDEIISQAARMSRKRGRIVLVGVIGLQLSRAEFYEKELTFQVSCSYGPGRYDDDYEQKGVDYPLPFVRWTENRNFQTLLQLLESGQLDVKPLITEVIPLENYATIYGDMGKSGTIASLLAYPEKPSLSRTVRYNDTIFEAKKGVIGIIGAGNFTKMTLLPALKGGAGESNIKYIASANGLSGTALAQKHGIALSTTDYREMLADDEVDLVLITTRHHQHARLTMEALKAGKHVFVEKPLAIFEEELNELLTIKTSVAPTASVTVGFNRRFSPHAQKMKSLLGNAPMNVIATMNAGFIPSSSWVHDRAVGGGRILGEACHFIDLITFLTGSRVTAVCMNAMGKNPTETTDSASILLRYENGSTGVINYFSNGNKAYSKERVEVYSQERTLVLDNFRTLEGYGFKGFSKLKTTQDKGHKAQFQALMERIQSGGAPLIPFDEIVNTTQASFAALRSLKEGRWVEC, from the coding sequence ATGAAGCAACTAATTCAAAACCTTCAAAACGGACAGACGATTTTGGAGGAAGTGCCCGCCCCTCAGGTAAAACGGGGTGCGGTATTGATTCACACCCGACGTAGTCTCGTTTCGTTGGGAACAGAACGGATGTTGGTCGAATTTGGCAAAGCCAATTTGATTGAAAAAGCCCGCCAACAACCCGAGCGCGTTAAAATGGTGTTGGACAAAATTAAGTCGGATGGCTTAATGCCGACACTTGAAGCTGTTTTTAACAAACTGGGGCAGCCTTTGCCCTTGGGGTACTGCAACGTAGGAGAAATCATTGCCATTGGAGAAGGAGTGAATGACCTGCGCGTGGGCGACCGCGTGGCGTCCAATGGTTCTCATGCCGAAATTGTGTGCGTTCCGCGTCATTTGGTGGCCAAAATACCCGACAATGTCACCGACGACGAAGCGGCGTTCACGGTCATTGGTTCCATTGGTCTTCAAGGAATCCGACTCTTGAACCCTACTTTGGGCGAAACGGTCGTGGTGATTGGATTAGGTTTGATTGGGTTGCTCACGGCCGAATTGCTGCGCCTAAACGGTTGCCGAGTAATAGGAGTGGATTTGGACGAACAAAAGTTAAAGATAGCGGCGAGCAAAGGCATTATTCCGTGCAATCCACGCTTGGGCGATGACCCCGTGAAGTTTGTGGAAAGTTATACCCACGGCGTCGGAGCGGATGGCGTAATTATAACAGCTTCGGCCAAAACCGACGAGATTATTTCGCAGGCCGCGCGTATGTCGCGGAAGCGGGGGCGTATTGTGTTGGTGGGGGTGATTGGGCTTCAACTGAGCCGAGCCGAATTTTACGAAAAAGAATTGACGTTTCAGGTTTCGTGTTCTTATGGGCCAGGTCGCTACGATGATGATTACGAACAAAAAGGCGTCGATTATCCGCTACCTTTTGTTCGCTGGACCGAAAATCGAAACTTTCAAACCCTTCTTCAATTGCTGGAATCGGGGCAGTTGGACGTGAAACCGCTCATTACAGAGGTAATTCCGCTGGAAAATTATGCCACTATTTACGGTGATATGGGCAAAAGTGGGACGATTGCCTCCTTGTTGGCTTATCCCGAAAAGCCTTCGCTTTCCCGAACCGTTCGTTATAATGATACGATTTTTGAAGCTAAAAAAGGAGTTATTGGGATTATCGGGGCGGGTAATTTCACCAAAATGACCTTGCTTCCCGCCCTAAAAGGTGGAGCGGGGGAGTCAAACATCAAATACATTGCGAGTGCGAATGGATTGTCGGGTACGGCGTTGGCTCAGAAACACGGTATTGCCCTCAGTACCACCGACTACCGCGAAATGTTAGCCGACGATGAGGTGGATTTGGTACTTATCACCACTCGTCACCACCAACACGCGCGCCTAACGATGGAGGCTTTGAAAGCGGGAAAACACGTGTTTGTAGAAAAACCGCTGGCAATTTTTGAGGAAGAATTGAACGAATTACTCACCATAAAAACGTCGGTTGCACCTACTGCGAGTGTCACGGTAGGATTCAACCGCCGCTTTTCGCCTCATGCTCAAAAAATGAAATCGCTGTTAGGCAATGCGCCTATGAACGTGATTGCGACCATGAACGCAGGGTTTATTCCTTCCTCGTCGTGGGTGCATGACCGCGCCGTGGGCGGAGGTCGGATTTTGGGCGAAGCCTGTCATTTTATCGACCTAATTACGTTTTTGACGGGTAGCCGAGTCACCGCCGTATGTATGAACGCGATGGGGAAAAACCCCACCGAAACGACAGATAGCGCCAGTATTTTGTTGCGGTACGAAAATGGCTCAACGGGCGTCATCAACTATTTTTCCAATGGCAACAAAGCCTATTCTAAAGAGCGAGTCGAAGTGTATTCGCAGGAAAGAACGCTGGTTTTGGACAACTTTCGTACGTTGGAAGGATACGGCTTTAAAGGCTTTTCAAAGCTCAAAACTACGCAAGACAAAGGGCACAAAGCGCAGTTTCAAGCCTTGATGGAACGAATTCAGAGCGGCGGTGCTCCTCTGATTCCTTTTGACGAAATTGTCAATACAACCCAAGCCTCTTTTGCCGCCCTTAGGAGTTTGAAAGAAGGGCGTTGGGTGGAATGTTGA
- a CDS encoding murein hydrolase activator EnvC, with amino-acid sequence MNAIYRIRFTSFLIVGLFAASLQGFAQKSRQQLEKEKRENLERLQELQGVLKKTTEQKRASLGQLKAIKQQINAQNRKVELINEDLKLMDNELSELQKAKLELDKDLSKLREEYAKMIYNAAKRNNSLSELSFLFSAPTFNQFLIRYKYLKQYTDEREKQVKEMKKVQALMISKSTSISNKKKDQENALQSRIAEGKNLEQLKGEQDKVVKELSGREKEIIAEVSEVRKANKQLENALTRIIQREIEERRERARVAARERANREKAERAERERAEREAARNKPTEKPRENNEVAKAEPESKPEPKKEREVEEVNESGMNEAEVKLASSFAANRGRLPWPVPGFISDGFGTKEVMKNVNQENHGIDIQTKAGEAVKSVFDGVVLGIENQYLMKNVVLVQHGDFYTVYAKLKSVNVQPGQRLKARDVIGVVATDGEGISEVNFQIWKLNNNKANRLNPEPWLRPR; translated from the coding sequence ATGAATGCCATTTATAGAATACGTTTTACTTCTTTTTTGATTGTTGGGTTATTCGCAGCAAGTCTTCAGGGATTTGCCCAAAAAAGCCGCCAACAACTAGAGAAAGAAAAACGCGAAAACCTCGAACGCTTGCAAGAACTTCAGGGGGTGTTGAAAAAAACAACGGAGCAAAAACGTGCTAGTTTGGGGCAGCTCAAGGCCATCAAGCAGCAAATTAATGCCCAAAATCGCAAGGTGGAACTCATCAATGAAGACCTTAAATTGATGGACAATGAGTTGAGCGAGTTGCAAAAAGCAAAATTGGAGCTTGACAAAGACCTCTCAAAACTTCGCGAAGAGTATGCAAAGATGATTTATAACGCCGCCAAACGCAACAATAGCCTTAGTGAGCTTAGTTTCTTGTTTTCGGCACCTACTTTTAATCAGTTTTTGATTCGTTATAAATACTTAAAACAATACACTGACGAGCGAGAAAAGCAGGTCAAAGAAATGAAAAAAGTGCAAGCGTTGATGATTTCTAAATCAACGAGCATTTCTAACAAAAAGAAAGACCAAGAGAACGCCCTTCAATCGCGAATTGCGGAAGGCAAAAATTTGGAACAATTAAAAGGCGAGCAAGACAAAGTTGTAAAGGAATTGAGCGGTCGCGAAAAAGAAATTATCGCCGAAGTATCGGAAGTACGGAAAGCCAACAAACAACTTGAAAATGCCTTGACCCGCATCATTCAGCGAGAAATCGAAGAACGCCGTGAGCGCGCCCGTGTTGCTGCGCGCGAACGAGCCAACCGCGAAAAAGCCGAACGCGCTGAGCGCGAACGGGCTGAACGAGAAGCCGCCCGTAACAAACCTACCGAAAAACCCCGTGAAAACAACGAGGTAGCCAAAGCCGAACCAGAAAGCAAACCCGAGCCGAAAAAAGAAAGAGAAGTCGAAGAAGTGAATGAAAGCGGGATGAATGAGGCCGAAGTAAAGCTTGCATCCTCTTTTGCTGCCAACCGTGGTCGCCTACCTTGGCCCGTGCCAGGGTTTATTTCTGATGGTTTTGGGACCAAAGAAGTAATGAAAAATGTCAACCAAGAAAACCACGGAATCGACATTCAAACAAAAGCAGGTGAGGCCGTTAAATCCGTATTTGATGGAGTCGTTTTAGGAATTGAGAACCAATATTTGATGAAAAACGTGGTGCTCGTTCAACACGGCGACTTTTACACCGTTTATGCAAAGCTGAAAAGTGTCAACGTTCAACCTGGTCAACGTTTAAAAGCGCGTGACGTTATTGGGGTGGTCGCCACGGATGGTGAAGGAATTTCAGAAGTTAACTTTCAGATTTGGAAATTAAATAACAACAAAGCCAATCGCCTCAACCCCGAACCGTGGCTTCGTCCTCGTTAG
- the panB gene encoding 3-methyl-2-oxobutanoate hydroxymethyltransferase translates to MSTQLSSVEVKRITTHIIQEMKHRGEKISALTAYDYSMARIVDAAGIDIILVGDSASNVIAGHETTLPITLDQMIYHAQAVVRAVKRAFVVVDLPFGSYQGNSRAALDSAIRIMKESGAHAVKVEGGIEIKDSITRILSAGVPVMGHLGLTPQSIYKFGTYTVRAKEEAEAEKLLQDAQMLDEIGCFGMVLEKIPASLTQKVSQSVSIPTIGIGAGPHADGQILVLHDLLGITKEFKPRFLRRYADLHGIMTDAVQNYVKDVKSNDFPNEKESY, encoded by the coding sequence ATGTCAACACAGTTATCTTCTGTCGAAGTAAAACGAATAACGACCCACATCATTCAGGAAATGAAGCACCGGGGCGAGAAAATATCGGCCCTTACTGCGTACGATTATTCGATGGCTCGCATCGTTGACGCCGCTGGTATTGACATTATTTTGGTGGGTGACTCAGCCTCCAATGTCATCGCAGGCCACGAAACGACCTTGCCGATTACCCTCGACCAAATGATTTACCACGCCCAAGCCGTAGTCAGGGCCGTAAAACGGGCTTTTGTAGTCGTCGATTTGCCTTTTGGCTCCTACCAAGGAAATTCCCGCGCCGCGCTTGACTCCGCCATTCGAATTATGAAAGAGTCGGGTGCCCATGCAGTCAAAGTCGAAGGTGGCATCGAAATCAAAGATTCTATTACGCGTATCCTCAGTGCGGGTGTGCCTGTGATGGGGCATTTGGGACTTACACCGCAGTCTATTTATAAATTTGGAACCTATACCGTGCGGGCCAAAGAAGAAGCCGAGGCCGAAAAGCTTTTGCAAGATGCCCAAATGCTTGATGAAATTGGGTGTTTTGGCATGGTATTGGAAAAAATTCCCGCGTCGCTGACTCAAAAAGTATCGCAAAGTGTAAGTATTCCCACCATCGGGATTGGAGCAGGGCCTCATGCCGACGGCCAAATCCTCGTTTTACACGATTTGTTGGGGATTACAAAGGAGTTTAAACCGCGCTTTTTGCGCCGTTACGCCGATTTGCACGGTATCATGACCGATGCCGTTCAGAACTACGTGAAGGACGTAAAATCCAACGATTTCCCTAACGAAAAGGAATCGTATTGA
- a CDS encoding tetratricopeptide repeat protein, with translation MKNPSFLWVVLFLSQFVMAQKNKPVGETDAQKSQRYELESLLADGMKYATMEEYQRADSVLRTALKMSPNVPAINYELARVLLKRERLDEAAIYAQKATQLSPDNTFYTIQLAEIYSQQRKYSKAAELYKDIIRKDSENAEYGLELAAVYILDEKYEEALKAYDDVEKSLGIDEDLIHQKQRIYLKLDKPNKAIDEANKLINAEPTEAQYVVELAQLLIMGKRPKEAQEQLEKALKINPDQGDARMMLAEIYRQNGDNKAADQQMGQMFNNPNADIDTKMQALVGLLREAKDEATRQEVLNRAAEIVKAHSKDMRAYVVYADLLAKADRKAEARDAYMKAARINPSMYEVWGAVLQLDSDLNQLDSLIAHSERAIETFPNQGLFWYSNGSAHLVKKQYQQAVDALEEAQKLTSENKDLQGAILAQLGDAYHGLSEYAKSDDSYEAALKIDPKNDHVLNNYSYFLSLRKDKLERAKEMAASVVERHPTNATYLDTYAWVLYVMKDYKNARTYLEKAIESNNKVSGTIVEHYGDVLYQLGEKEKAVEQWKKAKSMGENSQQIDKKIATGQLIE, from the coding sequence ATGAAAAATCCATCCTTTCTCTGGGTAGTCCTTTTTTTGAGTCAATTTGTGATGGCTCAAAAAAATAAACCTGTCGGTGAAACCGACGCCCAAAAATCGCAAAGATATGAGTTAGAATCTTTGCTTGCCGACGGCATGAAATACGCTACGATGGAGGAATACCAGCGGGCTGATAGCGTGCTTCGGACTGCCCTCAAAATGAGCCCTAACGTACCTGCGATTAACTACGAGTTAGCGCGTGTTCTTCTCAAACGCGAACGCTTGGACGAAGCTGCTATTTATGCCCAAAAAGCAACCCAACTTTCACCAGATAATACGTTTTATACCATACAGTTAGCCGAAATTTACAGTCAACAACGCAAATACAGCAAGGCTGCCGAACTGTACAAAGACATTATCCGAAAAGATTCTGAAAATGCCGAATACGGGCTCGAACTTGCGGCGGTATATATTTTGGATGAAAAGTACGAAGAAGCCCTCAAGGCTTACGACGATGTAGAAAAATCGCTGGGCATCGACGAAGACCTTATTCACCAAAAACAACGGATTTATCTGAAATTAGATAAACCCAACAAGGCCATTGACGAAGCCAACAAACTCATCAATGCCGAGCCCACTGAAGCGCAATATGTAGTGGAGTTGGCGCAGTTGCTTATTATGGGTAAACGCCCCAAAGAGGCCCAGGAACAACTCGAAAAAGCGCTTAAAATCAATCCCGACCAAGGCGATGCACGCATGATGTTGGCCGAAATTTACCGCCAAAATGGAGATAACAAGGCCGCTGATCAGCAAATGGGACAAATGTTTAATAACCCCAATGCCGACATCGATACCAAAATGCAAGCATTGGTAGGGCTTTTACGCGAAGCTAAAGACGAGGCCACGCGCCAAGAAGTGCTCAATCGTGCCGCCGAAATTGTCAAAGCGCACTCCAAAGACATGCGAGCTTACGTGGTGTATGCCGACCTCCTTGCCAAAGCCGACCGCAAAGCCGAAGCGCGTGACGCCTACATGAAAGCGGCTCGAATCAACCCGTCGATGTACGAAGTCTGGGGGGCAGTGCTTCAATTAGACAGTGATTTGAATCAATTGGACAGCCTTATTGCCCACTCCGAACGGGCCATTGAAACTTTTCCGAATCAAGGACTTTTTTGGTACTCAAACGGCTCGGCGCATTTGGTTAAAAAACAGTACCAACAAGCCGTTGACGCTTTGGAAGAAGCGCAAAAGTTGACGAGCGAAAATAAAGACTTGCAAGGCGCTATTTTGGCTCAGCTTGGAGATGCCTACCACGGGCTCAGCGAGTATGCCAAATCGGATGACTCGTACGAAGCAGCCCTCAAAATTGACCCTAAAAACGACCACGTACTGAATAATTACAGCTATTTCTTATCGCTTCGTAAAGATAAGCTTGAACGCGCCAAAGAAATGGCCGCGAGCGTGGTGGAACGCCATCCTACCAATGCCACTTATTTGGATACTTATGCTTGGGTACTCTACGTAATGAAAGACTACAAAAATGCCCGTACTTATCTCGAAAAGGCCATTGAAAGTAATAACAAGGTAAGTGGTACCATTGTAGAGCATTATGGGGACGTGTTGTACCAACTCGGGGAAAAAGAAAAGGCCGTCGAACAATGGAAAAAGGCCAAAAGCATGGGAGAAAACAGCCAACAAATAGATAAAAAAATTGCAACAGGACAGTTGATAGAATAA